The Vitis riparia cultivar Riparia Gloire de Montpellier isolate 1030 chromosome 3, EGFV_Vit.rip_1.0, whole genome shotgun sequence genome segment TCTAGTGACGGGTATCTATTCTTATctctttttactatttttactttttttttttaaatttatccaagaaagaaaaaaatatcaagtatactaatttttatatagtaaatttaaaaccaggaaaataaatttgaaatagtgtataaaagtaatttattaattttaaacctaTGAAATAAGCTATCCTTAATTTGCAAAATTGGTAAGATTGTTTGATCGATTCTTCTCTTTCAAATGAAAGACTTGTTGTCTTGAATTAGTTCGAAAAATGGATTCGATGGATTCATCAAATTAATAGTAGCcttcaattgaattttaatagattaaaaacgagattaaaatatgattaaagacTCTAATTGGctcataaaaatgataataagtAGACACTCATTGTCATATTTAACACAAGAACTAAAGAAAGGGattttacttcaaattttcCTAGAGATATTATAACAAGAATAATGATaccaaagagaacaaaatcTTGTGATAAGACTTATTTTCCTACATAAAATTTATGTCAAGTTCTGTTACATAAATCTAAGGAGTGAGCTTCATGAAATAGATTGTATCTCCTCCAACCCACCTGCAGCAACTCACCGGATCATTTTTATTTCCACCTCTCCCCCCTTCTCTGGTTTCCCACTCTcatctttctccttttcctcCTTATCACTAGCCCTGGCTGCTTCCAGCTCTGCCTCTCTAGCTTTAGCTgcatcactttctttcttctCCACAAGGAACCGAATTAGGCCTTCTAGGGTGATATCAGGCTCCTCACTCTTCATCAGTTGCTCACCCACTTCTGCAGGGGTTACCTTTGCTTCCAAGATCAAGTCTTCAACCTCTGGGAAAAGAGGGTGGTTTGTGATCTCAAGGTAGTTGGAGGCTAGCATTTTGAACCCACATGGGGTGCAGTAAGACATGTTGATATGCATATCCATGCGACCAGGGCGCAACAGAGCTGGGTCGAGCTTGTCTTTGTGGTTGGTTGTGAAGACTATGATCCGCTCATCTCCACAGCTTGACCACAGCCCATCTATGAAATTGAGCAGCCCTGATAGAGTCACCTAAAATTGATGGAAATGTGTGAGAATGGGTAGGTTGGGTTATGCCCTTTTAAGGCTAAAAGGTCCAAAAAGGCACTCCCACCACCCAGAACATTTTCTTTCTACCCAAAAGACACCAATCTGGGGTCATGTAAATCCTCAAAAGACCCCTTATAGAGTCAGTCACCTACCTAAAATTGATAGAAAATGTGTGAGAATGGGTAGCTCTCTCAATTCTCAGGTAGGGTGGGGTTTTGTGTTGAAAGCTAAAAGGCCCAAAAAGGCACTCCACCACCCACCCAGAACATTTTCTTTCTGCCCAAACAGACACGTTCAAGAAACCATACAAAATTGTTTGAAAGTGtttcagattttatttttaaatcaattgaaaAGTCATTGATAGTTTCCTAATAGAATATATTCTTGTAACGGGTTTCctattatcatttaaaaaaaaatgctattgtGAGATCTTATTTCTTGAATAGGTATCTTGGACAATTATTCAATCAAGTTCCTATATCGAATCTTCctatataaatagaaaaaatatagtaaCAGATTTTGACTAAAAGAATGAGAGTCTCTTTTTGGATGTAATTGGGACTTTGGAATTTGAGGGTTTTAGGTTATAATCTCCTTCAACAATAATAGAAGTTCTttgttctatctaagcttactAAGAGGGGGACCTCCTAAAAGGATCTACCAAATGAATCTGAGTTGTGCCAAAGGACCAAAACAGCCAGGCCAGTCATTAATGGAATTCCTTGTTGGCTCTCTCTAAAATACTCGTTTGGCTGTTTTCACCCGTGGCTGTAAATCATTGTATGCTTTGCTTGTTTTTATTCTTGTTCTCTTGTTTTCTTCACcctattattattcttcttGTAGTGGTTTTTGACAACAAACTGAAATCTCAAAGTTCAAAGTTCTCAGacataattaacaaataaatttgggGATCTAAAAAGTTTTGTATGCAAGAttgattgaagaaaagaaagacaAGATGTACCTGGCTTGTTTGGTATCGATGAGGATTCATCATTCTGGCTTGAGCTAGTCTATCTTGCAATTCAAGGGAGCAATCAATATCCTCCACCACAAGTATGGATCGGTTTGCAGTAGAAATCAGCAATTTCCTGAGCTCAGAATTGCATCTAAGATCTGTGAGCTCCAAGTCATAgatatcaaaattcaaataattagcCATGGCTGCAATCAAGCTCGATTTCCCAGTACCAGGAGGCCCAAACAGCAAGTACCCCCTCTTCCAGGCCTTGCCAACTTTCCTGTAAAACCCTTTCCTCCTCACAAACCTCTCAAGATCATTCATTAAAGTCCTCTTGAGCTCCGAGTCCATCGCCAGTGTATCAAAAGTAGCCGGATGATCAAGCTTCACCGACTGCCATGGATCGCTGCTCCCTCCCTGCAACCTCTCAAACTTGAGAGTGTGGATTTTCAGGGTCTTGTTTGTTTCTTTCATGGCTTTGTATTTCTCCAGTACATATGGCAAGTAAGCCTCAAGCACCGTTTGCTTGTGCTTCTTGTGAAAGCTCAATTGAAAGAACTTGAGCTCTGACTTGGCCATGGAGTAATAATTGTCTGGATCATTGAAGTACCTGGTTGGAATGCTCCTTGAAATGAATGTCCATTTCAAGGAAACCCCATTGAAGGTATCGGCCACATCTTCATTCCGGTCCATGGTTACCGACATCTTGCTTTCCTTGTTGGGCAATGTGACTCGAAGCCTTTGAGCATTTGGGGAGATGACAGATCCCAGGTAGACCTCTGCTGCTCGGAAGAGTTGGTTGTGTCCAAACCCATCAAATTCCTCGATTACCAAGGTAAATTCGGAGGTGAATGAGCCTAAAAGGCCTCGAAATCTGGAGAAGAGGTAGTGTTGGAGCTCTGGGGGGATGAGGTCTCGGATGATTGAGCGAATCAACATGGCTGAACCAGCAAGGGAGGCCGCGGCCGAGATCATGGTTTTGGTGGAGGGCATTTGGAAGTTTTTGCGATCCATGGCCTTCACAGATTGATGGGTCTCAAAGTTTCTGATGGGGACTTTGGGATGGGTGTTAAAGGGGATTTAAGGAAGGTTTGGAGATGGGATCATGAGGTTATAGGGTTTGATTTCTAGGTCTTAAGGAGAAAAACATGGAGAGTTGGAAACGGTGATGCAGTGGGGGCAGTGGAAAGATGAGAGGAAAGGGCCCTTTAGCGCCTTGTTTTTTTGTGGAGACTTAGAAAAAATAGGCCAAAGGGTCTTTATTctatgaatttaaatatttatttatttcctcttCTGACAACCTTTTTGTCATCCTTTGATTAGTTGGCTAGGAGTGGTTGAGTCTCTGAAGGCTCTTCACCCTTAACACAGGGCGTTTCAACGTTTCAAACACTACTACTCTCCACTCATTCTAAGTTGATAGTGAGGTGTTGGAAGATTTGGTAAGCATATAGGGCCCATCCCAGACTAAAGTTTTGGACTATTTTGCTGAATTCTCATCCTAACTCCTAACTTCTTTGTAGGTTCGAATGAAGTTCCTAAATCCATTGCCAAccttttggaaaattttcttccattgtCATTTTCAGCTTCTATTTATCATATCttcaagaaaaccaaaaagttaaaaaacctTCAATGGGAGATGTTTGGCATTGCTTTCTTGCTAAGGGAAAATTATGCTAAAGTGGTAGATGAATGTGGCAATGGCAAGGCTACATATTGCATATTGCATAATCATTCCCAAATCcataaatatttatagataaaatCGCATTCTACTATTCATATATTTCTATTTACATGTTTTTCTTAAATCATATAAACCATTGggaatattattttcatatccaTAAATGtcaaatatagtattttttttccttaacacTTTCACGTGTGTACAAGATATTTGTGTGTACGAGACCTGTATAAGTCTGCCTATTATGAAGATTTttactctatttttcttcttttacttttttacatCATTAGAATTATCATTAGAGTCATCATTTATACACATGCataaatgttaaatataatttttacacATTTACGAGACATTTGTATTAAATGtataaaacatttatattaGTTATATAAGACATGCATAACCCCGTCAATTGTGATTATATTTGCGtgtttttattgatattaataaaaatgtaaaaaatgacaaaaaatgtCTTGTACACTCggtgtaattttcatatatatagatatatatgtcaaaatgtgaagaaaatatatttaacatatGTGCATgcgtgtaaataatttttttaataaactggTGTAGAAAAATATGAATACATGCCTTATATAGTtctaatttgattaaatttcaaaaataaaaataaaaaaaatcaaatttaagaataataataattaaacattaaattaatgaaaaaataaattaaagataataattgcaacttggaaaaaaaattatatgaatattaaataattttgggaaagattttatttattattttttgaaaaggttgtcaatttttaaaaatgtctgttgaatatttttagatgataaattatttatacatTCTTTAGAGCATTCGTCTACCACTTTAATATAATTGTTTGGACAATGCTAGTTAGGATTAGACGTTACGAAACTTCTTGCCAAGTTTCTTTTCTCAcattaatgaatgaaaattgcTTCTTGTCTTCTCTCATCTTCGGTAGGCTCCATTAAGTCAATGCTGAGGAAAAAGTGTTGGTCCCATCGGAGAAACAATGAAAGCTACAATGTGTATATTGCTTGTTAGTGGTTATACACCAATTCAATCATATCTAACATGTAATTTTGGTGATGTACCAAACCTCTccaaatttaaactaaaatgaccattgatatttaattgatttcaatatttttaataatttctctaaatatttttcattttgaatctaAAGTTTAATTCGATTCATTAACTCGAATTGAACAAGTTTTTCATGGGTTTGAATTTACAGTATATAAGAGAAATCTACTATATAAATACGACCTATCAATACCAATCACTATTCCTATTTAAGAGAAATCTactattatatatgatattagaAACTTTTTTCCTTTGGGGTATGACATTGATCTCTCATGCTGACAGCAAGTCCCTATTGTGGAGCCAAACAAGCCTTGTGACTTAAAAATGCATTACTTAGTCCTTATTGGATGGTGATATCACACTTCATCCTTTCCTCTCACCGAAATTCTATCCTTTCCTCTCACTGAGCCTTCCCTGGTCGCTGCTTTCAAAGAAAGGTGGGTTGATTAAAGACGGGATCCAGTGGGCCATGATGATGTGGAAATCCGTGAAGCCAGGGCAGAGCAAAGCAGGGTCTAGTCTATTCCGTCCTTGTGAATTGTCTTTGAACCATCTTACATGGTACTGACATTTTGTGGACGTGGTTAGGCCCATCCCTATTGGTGGGAGGTTTATGAAGGAATAAATCATTGGACTGAGGAATGAAAGCTTGAAGACGAAGGGAATTCCTGCAGCTTTCCCACACCTTTTGATCATAACGTATACAAAAAGGTATCTTCCACTTTCCCACCAAGTCTCCCCTTATTCTGCCTAGGAGCATTGATTAATCAATTTAATCTAAGAGGAATGTCAGTCAATTAGGAGCTCAGATTTTCTGATTTGAATTGCCCTGAAGCTGCATTTATTGCATATTTAAAGGAGGCCCTGAAATTGGAACTGGAGGCTCTGAATCAAAGTAATGGATTTGGAATTGATTTTAAGTTCTATGAGTACCAAAAAGCTTAGCAAAGCATGTGTTTATCAAGACCTCTGAATGCTCTTGTTAAAGAAAAATACTTCTCAAGCACAAACATGAAAGGCATATGTGCCCATACCATAAGCATAAACCTTATAGATGAATATTCAAGCCTTCTTTGTCAAGGAAATGACCAGATTTAGGTACTGGCGTTTCTCTCTTGCCATGTAATCAATGACCTTCTTGGCAAATCTAGCAAAAAGATCATCACTGATCTCTTCTCCAAAGTGGCTTTTCAGAATGGGTTCTCCCCCTGCTCTTATGTTATTGGCAACAAACTCTCTCCCCTTGGGTACTTTTCAAACACTTTGTCATGGTTCATATTTGCATCCCAATCAACATTGAAACTTTGGAGTCTCTTGAGAGTAAATGATCCTTCTGCCTCTTATCACTTTTCTTACTTCCTCTACAGTAGGTGCATAGTATGGCAGATTGGAAGAGTCCAATTTCGCCTCTTGGATCAACCCCTGTACTTGATTGAATAAATTATTGGAGTTGCGCATAATCAACCTGAGAAGTTAGATGTGATGttccacatcggataggggagaaagttcctgacattatatatgtagaggctactcttaaccaagtagacgcgttttaaagccgtgagggcctctttgggtccaaagcggacaatatttacatggttgaGAGCGGGTTGTTATAAATGGTATCAGAATCGATCCTCGACCctggtgtgggggtttgtttagcCCCGTAAaaggtgtttgtttgtttgaccccgcaatcccatgagatacaacgaggatgttgtgtctgcatggggggaggggtgtttgtgatgttcCACATCGGACATCGGATTGAGGAGaaagttcctggcgctatatatgtagaggctcctcttaatcaagtagacacgttttaaagccgtgagagcctctttgggtccaaagcgaaCAATATATACACGGTTGAGAACGGGTTGTTACATTAGATGCAAAGAAAAGTCTGTGTGGGAACTGGGAATCGGATGATATGTCAAGAAAGTTTGTTTGGGAACCGGGAATTGATGTAAAGGAAATTGTACAAGCAAAAAGCAATGAAAATTGACAACACAACTTTCTCCCTCTTGTTTGTTTCTAGAAAAGATGTGCTGATCTTGGGTGGGTTGTAGAATGGGATGGTCCCAGTACCTGTAAGACCATGTCATTAAGTGAGATGCCAACCAACTCCCAAATGCTGCAAGGGTCATTGCTCTAGATACTCCCCATGACTGTTAGGAGCATGCCACCTCCAGGGACAATTTCTTCTGCGCGGGACTCTAGAAACAATGTTAGGTC includes the following:
- the LOC117911441 gene encoding AAA-ATPase At3g50940-like; amino-acid sequence: MDRKNFQMPSTKTMISAAASLAGSAMLIRSIIRDLIPPELQHYLFSRFRGLLGSFTSEFTLVIEEFDGFGHNQLFRAAEVYLGSVISPNAQRLRVTLPNKESKMSVTMDRNEDVADTFNGVSLKWTFISRSIPTRYFNDPDNYYSMAKSELKFFQLSFHKKHKQTVLEAYLPYVLEKYKAMKETNKTLKIHTLKFERLQGGSSDPWQSVKLDHPATFDTLAMDSELKRTLMNDLERFVRRKGFYRKVGKAWKRGYLLFGPPGTGKSSLIAAMANYLNFDIYDLELTDLRCNSELRKLLISTANRSILVVEDIDCSLELQDRLAQARMMNPHRYQTSQVTLSGLLNFIDGLWSSCGDERIIVFTTNHKDKLDPALLRPGRMDMHINMSYCTPCGFKMLASNYLEITNHPLFPEVEDLILEAKVTPAEVGEQLMKSEEPDITLEGLIRFLVEKKESDAAKAREAELEAARASDKEEKEKDESGKPEKGGEVEIKMIR